One window from the genome of Schistocerca piceifrons isolate TAMUIC-IGC-003096 chromosome 1, iqSchPice1.1, whole genome shotgun sequence encodes:
- the LOC124785477 gene encoding cuticle protein 76-like, whose amino-acid sequence MLILDNDNVDDYGDDPDGNNRDYDDDHDDDGYDDNDDDDETDVDGDYDDDQDEIGCFYLAFILAVFAAVLAVARAGYLAAPAAVSYAAPAYAAYGAHAVAPAAITSQHSNILRSYGNLGQVSTYSKTIDTPYSSVSKSDVRVSNDAVAHVAAPVAYAAPAVVKAAAPVAYAAPAAYAAPAVVKAAAPAVGLLGVAYSAAPAVAHMTYSNGLGLAYAW is encoded by the exons ATGCTGATTCTTGATAATGATAATGTTGACGATTATGGGGACGATCCTGATGGCAATAATCGTGACTATGATGACGATCATGATGACGACGGCTATGACgacaatgacgacgacgatgaAACTGACGTTgatggtgattatgatgatgatcaaGATGAGATTGGCTGTTTTTATTTAGCATTTATT CTCGCCGTCTTCGCCGCCGTGCTGGCCGTGGCCCGCGCTGGCTAcctggccgcccccgccgccgtctCCTACGCCGCCCCCGCTTACGCCGCCTACGGCGCCCACGCCGTGGCTCCCGCGGCCATCACCTCCCAGCACTCCAACATCCTGAGGAGCTACGGCAACCTGGGACAGGTGTCCACCTACTCCAAGACCATCGACACCCCCTACTCCAGCGTCAGCAAGTCTGACGTGCGCGTCAGCAACGACGCCGTCGCCCACGTAGCCGCCCCcgtggcctacgccgcccccgccgtcgtCAAGGCCGCAGCTCCcgtcgcctacgccgcccccgccgcctacgccgcccccgccgtcgtcaaggccgccgcccccgccgtcggTCTGCTGGGAGTCGCCTactccgccgcccccgccgtcgcccACATGACCTACAGCAACGGTCTGGGTCTCGCCTACGCCTGGTAA